tttttttttttaaggaaagtAGAGGTATTTTTACTGTTCTTACTTACAAAgaatataactatatatatattatatatataatgcaaTGTAAGGGTCATGAGAAATTATATCAAAACAATCTTCACATCACATCTATTGATTCTTTATGCAATGTTCTATTTACTtgacttttttcttttctaccaTCGTCTTTGTCAAGTAACAAGTTAGGTGATTAAGTAAAGTCTAGATCTTTATCATGGTTATTTCATTTTGAAGCCACACAATATAAtctttttatcatttaaaattaattattaaataaaaattaaaaaataaattacctAGACCAATCACAAAGTGATATGTAGGTACTAACATATCACTTAACAATCAGTACCTACGAAAATTTTCAGTATTTGTCGCAAATTACTCCCTAATAATTTACTCACTCCATACCATGTGATCACCTCTGACTTTGTAGAGTATTGTTATTTGATATCTTAAAGTGCCAAATACCAACATCGATATGtcattttataattagttaatgattttttatatcttttattaaataaaaatatacaagaTCAAATATTAAAATGTACCAATAACAATATATCACATCTTGTGGTACTTCGTGCCTTAACATTTTTCGTTTCTTGGAGCTTTCCtcttacttttcaatttttactGTCCGATACTATTTAGTGATACTACTGAAATTACTAGCTACATTGTTctatttctaacttttttttacCCTCTCATTTCTTAACTTTACTTTTAAACAAGCAATTTTGTGTGACAATCAAATCACATGTTTTTGTGAATGCTATTGCAAATTTGTAATCTATACAAAGATGTTTCAAATATCTTTTAATCTTTGTTCATGATGATTTATGAGCTGATCATATATAGATTTAAACATTTCTTCccataatcataatcataggCTTTGGTAATTAATTACGAAATATACACCAATTCTAAACTGAAACTAAACACTAGAATTGGTATAAATGCAATGTGTTTCATGTTGGTTAAccattataaaaagaaaaaaaaaacaaattgatATAAAAATGTTGAAATCGAACATTACAAGTTGAACTCCACAAATACAAATCTTAAAAGAAAGAACTCTTAATACAAAACAATAAAGAGTCCCAAAATCCCAATTCTAGACTGAAAACAAAGTCTTTAGAGATGGAATAGCATGAGTGCAGTAAAACATCCTTCCAGGAACATAAACTCTTCTAAGTTGTTTAGTTCTAATATTATATGAAACAACCCCATCTTCATCTCTATAGCTCTTCAATAAAATTTCATCTTCCTTCCAAAAATTCATGGGAAAATACAATGGTGGCAATGGCCCAAATTTGAGACACAATATCCATTTAATACGAATACCATCATCAACCATCACCCACATCTGGTAAATATTTAACAGAGCAACAGATTCATTCCATTCTCCCAATATAAACTCTTCTTCATTGGAACATGGAATTGGTATTGGTACAACACCAAATTTCTCATCACACATCTCAAAACAAAGAATCATTAACCTATTTCTCATAACCCCATTCATTCTCCTACAAAGCCAGTAGTAAGCCCCTTTACAATAAATACCAGGGAACAACATTTTACCCTCTAAATGATCAAACTTAACCTCTCTCCAACTGGAAGAACTAGTCCCTAGAGTGTGCACCATAGCTTTTACATCACCAAAAATCTTAACTAACTTGTAAATGTTAGATTTGGCATCATACCCAAATCCAGACCCCCTCACATCCACATTGGAATTGGGAGGAGGGTCAGGTCCCCGGACGAACTTATAGCCGCGGATTGTTGGATTAAAGAGGACAGATGATAAATGGTTTTTACTAAACATGTGAATGATTCCATTACAATGAGAAATTTGTAAGCGTTGCCTTATTTCTAAGAAGACATTCACTTTTTCAATGTGACAATGAAAATCATCAGAGACAGTAACTAGTGAGAGAAATGTTTCAGAGTGATTGTAACGATCCCCCAAACCATGTAAGCAAAGAAAAGAAACCATCTTCTTTTTCTTGGCATTTTTATGGTATTGGTGGTGTTTGATTGAGAATAAAGGATCATTAATAAGATTAAACCAAGATTTACAAACGAACCTACAATCATCTGTTAGAGAATCAATGTCATCCACTCTCAACAAAATATTCTCCACAATCTCGTTTGGAATCAGCCAAAATCTATTCATTTTTCTTCCTGTATGTATCAAATTCAGTCATATATTATaatatgctatatatatatatatataaaagtaggATTATTAGAATTGGAAGAGAGACGTACCTGTGTGATGATAATCAAGGTGATGCGCGAGGCCATGGCCATCGAAACCCATTAAGTGATTATTAGAGGCGACTGTGGAAAACAATTTGGGAAACTAGGGGttttctaaattaattcattaattcaaattcatatgatcatatatatatatatactaatgaacataaagacaatatttcctagtgaaatataactatacctcaaacttaaactaatattttatattttttaattcccgtctttcgttcattatataccatagcacattaaaataatatattacaatcttaaactaatatactacctttcagttatttcaaaatatatatatactacctttcagatttttttaatatattattgcacataaaaacagtatactattgtgcaaaataactataccaaacacttaattattcaaggttataattgtaattttatcatcaaatttttaactaaaaggacattttgttaatttttttaaaaaatggacatttattaacttaattgttagatttagggtCATTTTGCATCTTGGCCCTAAACAGAATCGGACTACGTCTCTGGGTTCAATCATAACCCTCTCTTGACTCGGACCTTTTTGGTCCCAGAAAGAGGACTCACTCTCACCCAAAGAAGTAAAGGTTCAAAAAAACACAACCGGATACCCACAAGGACTTTGGAAATACACATGTCACCATCCGAAAATGTGAATAACAATAACAATGAGTTTCATAATTCAATCTCATTTTGTTAATTAGTCCATATGTAGTTTAGCCCTTTTATACAATTTGATATACAGTTTaacaattttataataatatacttaaatacACAAGTATTGATGTTGAAAATTGACCAATTTTGTATCGTCTGATAAGTGATagcaacaactaaaaaaaataagaactaAAGAAAGAACACtacaatttatagtagttcactcttTATATCTCGATGATAATAAAACTACGTTTACCTCAAGATTTTATTAATCACGAAAAGCAAGTAGCTTACAAGAGACTttgataagaaaataaatagtgTTTACCGAGAAACTAGTCTTGGTGGCATGGACATCATTCTTGACATGTGGCAACAAGAAAAATATTCTTGAACTCCCACGAGCCTATAGTCATAGTAGTCAACTTCAAGATGAGTCTCTAACCCAACGTCCAAGTTGACATGGGTCCCTAGTCCAGCTCCCAAGTTGACATGGGTTCTTAGCCCAGTCCCAAGTTGACATGGGAGGACTCTCAGGCAAATATTGGACCCCGCCAAGTTGCTTTCTAGTTACCTTCCCTCAATAGTCTAGGCCAACAAGTCAAGAAGACTCTAAGTCACATGTCCCCTAGACTCTAAGTCACAGACctcaaaaaaatattctaacataTAATATCGTGTGTAgatgttaattaagagattttatttaatgtaaaaatatttatatacatgtgAATTAATAGAtaagtttattttaaaaattatatttatgaatttaatttgaGGTTTATTGAATACTATGTTTTCGAGCTCTTATATTCATGCTTAAATATCATGCCTTCCACTTAAAGTTTTTTAGATGACTACAGCAAAAATCCAAGGAAAAGTCATGAATTATGGTTTTGCAATGTCTTatttgtatttctttaaatCCTACACAATTTATTATGTATAGTATATTAATATTACTTGTTGAGCTAAAAATATTATTCAgataaaagaaattataattctaatatatatatatatgaaataagtGTTTTTATTGGTTACATGATTTCTGGTTTGAGTAAGAGAAGATGATTAATGTGAGCTATATGATTTTCAACACAATGctcaataaaaacaaaaacaaaaaagaacctTTGTTGAGTTGAGTTGATGAGGGGCCACCAAATAATAATTGCATGCAATAATACAATGCTTTATTCCAACAACAGCATCTACAAGctgaaaaaaattgctaacttaCTTACTCTAaactatatatgtgtatgtgttttgtGTTAGTATACAAAATATTACTTTTCTCATTTTCTTTTGTTAACTACACTTGACTTGACTTGAGTTGAGCCTCCACCCTGAAATTTCAAACTCCAAACAGTAAGAAACCCCGAGATCACTGAGCATATGTAGCTTAGCTTGAATCCATGAGCGTGTCAAACGCACTAGTTCAAGGGCCATTAACTTGTATCGGCGGGGAACAGCTAGAGATTTCAAGAATAGCTACAGTCATTATTAATGGCCATTTCCAATGATTTCCTCCGAATTCGCCTCTTTTCTTTGTGGGTACTCCAACTTCCGCCGATCTATCACTTCTCTGCACATAACacagagaaaaaaagaagattAAAGCAAAACATCAATTCAATTTAACATGTCTCCCTATGATGTCTCAGAATGATGATATATTTTACTTTATATCAACCAAAGAAAGGCCTATTGTGTGTGTGTCAATAAGCTCTATATATAACTTTCAACTTtatattttcatgattttattaGTTGGTAAACTGTCACTGTTGCTTTACCTGTAACTGCTAACTGCTTATTTGTAATCATTGTCATCCAACAATTGCTTGGAATTACCACAAAAGAAATTCTTGTAATCTTTCACTCACAATGGCTATAATGAAATGAAACAATTGAATAATTTTGCACATTCTCTTGAATACACCAATCAATCTTTACAAGACTTTTATTTGAAATGAAACAATTTAATCAAATGAATAAACAGTAATTTCGGGACCAACCACACAGAATCAATAAAAgatataaaatgaataaataatcaCAAGATGAAAGTGAaaccagttttttttttaattgtttcgtGCAAACCTGAGACATTTTAAGATTGAATCATAGAGAAGAACAGCAACAATCCTCCTCTTCCGCTCTCTTATAGAATCTCTACCACGCTTAACCACCGGCAACTGTGTGATACCCTTGGCCTCCATAAGCTGCTTTGCAATCGCTAACTCAGTGTCCGGATAACAGGTTAAGAGTCCACGAACTTGCCCTCGGTAGCTAATCCCTCGAGTACAAACAGAAGAAACAAGGCATGTATTTGCCTGCAAGCAAAACATAAGAATTTATACACGAGTCTAAGGAAGGAAGAATAAATAAAAGGCGCACAAAACCTATTAATCATGCAATTGCAATTACATACATCGAGAGATCTTGAGTCGGACTTGGAAATATCACTAGACCTCTTGGATAGACAACGTCTAACATCACCGTAGGTTAATATTCCTTCCAGAAAGTCATCATCGTCGACAACCAGCACGAACGTCTGCTGGTTTTCATGCATGTGCTTTTTTGCCTCTTTCAAAGTCATAGAGAGAGGAACCTTCAGGTAGTTTGTTGACATGACATAAGAAACCTGCCAACAAAGACGAATGCATGATTGAGGGAAGTCAAAGAATAGAGATAAAAATCGAAAGACCAATGAGTGGAGAAGCAATAGATAGTAAACCTTTAGATCTTCTAAGAGAATATCTTCATTAGCAGCTTCAGAATAAGCAGCTTTTTCTATAACAGAGAGTTCTCGATCATCTCCATTATTATTTCGTCTCCACCCAGCTTCATCTTTGTCTTCATTAGGCGAAAGAGAAGAGTATCCTCTTCCCAAAGTTGGCTTATCAGATGCTTCAGCATCCTTTCCCACGTTTGCCACGGAGGGAACCCAGATTGCCAATCCAACAGCCCCCTACAAGAGACACACAACATTTGAAACcaccaaaaaacaaaaaaaaattgaagaatgaAAACAAGATCATCAAAAAGGAGATATTTATAAGTGCAGCAAGGCATGAGATACCATCAAGGGAAGCAATATTCTGTAATCTCTGGTCAGCTCAAAGAGTAGCAAAACTGATGTCAAAGGCACTGAACAAACTGAAGCTAAAGTAGCAGCCATTCCAACCTGCACAAGTTGAAAGTTTTCTTAAATAAATTACATAGCTGAGTGAGGATATATTTTGATGGCGATCCAAAAGAAAGTTGTTACGATAGGGGACATTTTACCAGTGCATAAGCCTGTGGCTCGGCAACAGCAACATTTCCCGGAATCGCAGAATTGATAACTTCAGCAGCTACACCACCAAAAACAGCACCAACAGCTGCGCCAATCATCAAACTCGGGGCATATAGACCACCAACAAGCCCAGAACCCTTACACAGAGCTGTGGCAACAACTTTGGCTAATGATAGTTGGGTTAATAGCCAAATTCCGGGGGCCGAAGGAGTTTTCCCAGTGTGCAGGATTTCTTCAACATTTGTGAAACCCCAGTACAGTATTCCAGGATACTTGAGAGCAATTATGCCAGCTCCTAAACCACCTAAAGCAGGGCAAACAATGGCAGGAAGGCCGAACTTTTCCTTGATATAGTCAAAGAACTTTGTGAACCAAGTAACCAAACGAGTGAAGACTACGCTTACAACACCACATAGCATGCCCAATATTAGGTACAAAGGTAACTCTGCAAGGTCAAATCATATCGGGTCACATATATTCACACTGCTACAGCCAACTCCAAAAACAATTGTACCACATTTCGTTCCATAGATTGTTAAAGCACATAATATATAAGTTTTGTCCCATGATGCACTTTCAACAGCAGCTTTGATTGACCTATAGTCGAAAAACAATACTCACGCATCTATACTCTAGTTCTGTGTAAATAAAAGATAAGCTTATATGTGAAACATTGAATACCCTAGATAGTTATCTTTT
This Cannabis sativa cultivar Pink pepper isolate KNU-18-1 chromosome 6, ASM2916894v1, whole genome shotgun sequence DNA region includes the following protein-coding sequences:
- the LOC115725698 gene encoding putative F-box protein At3g20705, with translation MGFDGHGLAHHLDYHHTGRKMNRFWLIPNEIVENILLRVDDIDSLTDDCRFVCKSWFNLINDPLFSIKHHQYHKNAKKKKMVSFLCLHGLGDRYNHSETFLSLVTVSDDFHCHIEKVNVFLEIRQRLQISHCNGIIHMFSKNHLSSVLFNPTIRGYKFVRGPDPPPNSNVDVRGSGFGYDAKSNIYKLVKIFGDVKAMVHTLGTSSSSWREVKFDHLEGKMLFPGIYCKGAYYWLCRRMNGVMRNRLMILCFEMCDEKFGVVPIPIPCSNEEEFILGEWNESVALLNIYQMWVMVDDGIRIKWILCLKFGPLPPLYFPMNFWKEDEILLKSYRDEDGVVSYNIRTKQLRRVYVPGRMFYCTHAIPSLKTLFSV
- the LOC115725369 gene encoding chloride channel protein CLC-f; the encoded protein is MSGEEEDFSEATRLLRSSSPTSDHLHHHPVSALAVITPSTIVDDLESQDPIPNSNSTSSPSLLKGLFTRHFDPPFSPRRLSFKRRERERDWERERERERDRLTTSTSSSSSSTHTDSDSVDTLADSAPPEWALLLIGCLLGLATGLFVAAFNNGVHVIHEWAWAGTPNEGAAWLRVQRLADTWHRILLIPVTGGVIVGMMHGLLEILEQIRQSTSSSQSPGGQGFSLLSGVFPTIKAIQAAVTLGTGCSLGPEGPSVDIGKSCANGFSLLMENNRERKIALVAAGAAAGISSGFNAAVAGCFFAIETVLRPLRAENSPPFTTAMIILASVVSSTVSNVSMGTQSAFTVPTYDLKSAAELPLYLILGMLCGVVSVVFTRLVTWFTKFFDYIKEKFGLPAIVCPALGGLGAGIIALKYPGILYWGFTNVEEILHTGKTPSAPGIWLLTQLSLAKVVATALCKGSGLVGGLYAPSLMIGAAVGAVFGGVAAEVINSAIPGNVAVAEPQAYALVGMAATLASVCSVPLTSVLLLFELTRDYRILLPLMGAVGLAIWVPSVANVGKDAEASDKPTLGRGYSSLSPNEDKDEAGWRRNNNGDDRELSVIEKAAYSEAANEDILLEDLKVSYVMSTNYLKVPLSMTLKEAKKHMHENQQTFVLVVDDDDFLEGILTYGDVRRCLSKRSSDISKSDSRSLDANTCLVSSVCTRGISYRGQVRGLLTCYPDTELAIAKQLMEAKGITQLPVVKRGRDSIRERKRRIVAVLLYDSILKCLREVIDRRKLEYPQRKEANSEEIIGNGH